The genomic DNA TGCAAGATCTGATTTGTTTAGAAGTATTATTTTATCCTTTTTTGCATTTTTAATTAATTTTTCAGTTAGTGGATTTTTACTGCTAAGAGGAGCTCTAGCATCAAGTATTTCTAATACAATATTTGTTCTCTTAAGATTTTCATTGATTAATTCTAAAGCCCTTTTCATGTGGCCAGGAAACCAGTTTATTTTATTTGACATTTTTAAATTATAGTTTAATTTAAGCAGATATAAAATTTTTGTATTTTTGTGTTCTTAAATCTATAATTAATTATGTTTTTTTAAAAAAATTATATAGAGCATAATTTAAAATTTTTATAAAAAGTTAGGTTATAGGAGGTTTTAATATTAATAGAGAGATTAAAAGAGGTTTAATTGTTTCTTGTCAGGCGCTTGAGGGTGAACCATTACATAGTAGTTTTATTATGTCTAAGATGGCCTTAGCAGCAGAGATGGGAGGAGCAGTTGGAATTAGAGCTAATGGGATAGAAGATATTAACAAAATAAAAGCAGAGGTTAATTTACCGATAATAGGCATTATTAAGAGAGTTTATGATAATTCTTCTGTTTTTATTACTCCTACTATGAAGGAAATTGATGAACTATGTAGGGAAGGAGTTGATGTCATTGCTCTTGATGCTACTCTAAGAGAGCGTCCCGATGGACTCTTATTATCTGATTTTTTTAATAAGATAAGAGAGAAATATCCGAATCAACTCTTAATGGCAGATATTGGCTCGTTGGAAGAAGCTATTAATGCGGATAAACTTGGGTTTGATTTTATTGGTACAACTTTGCATGGATATACAAAGGAGACCGATGGGTTAAATATTGCAGATGATGATTTTTCCTTTTTAAAGAAATTACTCAAATGTAATTTTAAATCAAAATTAGTGGTTGAGGGTAAAATTGATACACCTCTTAAGGCTAAGAGGACCTTTGAGTTGGGGGTTTCTTTTGTTGTTGTAGGAGGTGCTATTACAAGGCCTATGGAAATTACAAAAAGTTTTGTTGAGAAGATAAATGAGGTTGGGAAAGTTTGAAAATATTTATAATGTTTATTGTGTCTTTTTAGACAAATAGGAGTTTTTATGGGAAAATTTTTTGAGAATGCTCAAAAATTTGGGCGTTCTTTTATGTTGCCTATTGCTATTCTTCCTGCAGCGGGATTGTTTTTAGGAATTGGAGGATCTTTATCTAATCCGGCTACTGTTAGTGCATATTCTTTTCTAGATATATTTTTCTTGCAGTCAGCATTTAAAATAATGAGTACAGCGGGTGCTATTATTTTTGTTAATTTAGCTCCGATATTTGCAATTGGAGTTGCTGTTGGACTTGCAAAATCCGACAAGGGAACGGCAGGACTTGCATCTTTTATTGGATATCTTGTTATGAATGCTACTATTGGTATTTTAGTTGATATGTCAGGAAAAGCTGAAGTCTTATCAAGCGGAGCTGTTGGGTTAATACTTGGGATTAAAACTTTAGAAACAGGTGTTTTTGGAGGAGTTGTTGTTGGTATATTAACTTATTATCTTCACAATAAGTTTAATAAGGT from Borrelia turcica IST7 includes the following:
- a CDS encoding N-acetylmannosamine-6-phosphate 2-epimerase, which codes for MNREIKRGLIVSCQALEGEPLHSSFIMSKMALAAEMGGAVGIRANGIEDINKIKAEVNLPIIGIIKRVYDNSSVFITPTMKEIDELCREGVDVIALDATLRERPDGLLLSDFFNKIREKYPNQLLMADIGSLEEAINADKLGFDFIGTTLHGYTKETDGLNIADDDFSFLKKLLKCNFKSKLVVEGKIDTPLKAKRTFELGVSFVVVGGAITRPMEITKSFVEKINEVGKV